ACAGACGTTCTAGGTGAAATCAGAAAAGTAATAAACTCACCTATGGATGTAGACGCGATCTTCCTCGGAATAACGCACTATGGCACGCGAAAAAAATCGCGCGGATCGAACAGAAATTACGACGAAATAGTACACACAGGGCTGCAAAACACCGACTGACTTTTTCTCTCGAGCGACTAACGGAGAACTTCCTTCAGCGAGCACGTAAACAACTCTCGTTCCAATTCCGCCGACGGGTACGAACACGAAACAGGTCCGACGAATCGCGGGGCGACGCTGGATGCGGCCACGGCCCATACTCGCACCATTTTCAAATAGTCCCCTCGCACAGACATAAGAAGTTTTATTACCTACCTTGTTTTTGTTGAATCCCTCGCGCGACGACCAGTCACAGCTCATGGAAAAGTCAACCGTCTCCGAGAATCCTCGTAGTAATGACGTACCATTTAAATACGAGCCGCTGTCACACCGTAAACGGGACTGCTTTCAATGTTCTTACGCGCGAGTCAATATGGCCGACCGTCTAGGAAAATCAGTTTCTCTTATGACGCAATCAAGCGAGTACGCCCTGTTCGAACGCATTTTCCCCGCCAGATGGCTGAAACTACGTTCGCGCCGGCCGATAAAACAGATGCTCGTTGTGTAGGTCAAAAGGATTTCGTTTGAACCGCGACACAATCGGCTGGAAATCTACTTTATCatgttcaaaattattttagcgttattACAAGGTTTAAAGCCACAGAACAATCCTTGACAAAAAGTATTTGAACACctattaaaacgcgataactttttaaaaactggTGATTTGAAATAAAGTAAATATCTATATAGTTTCTATACCATTTCTGAGACTATGACCATAAACCATGCACGAGAATAGATTGATATTCAATATATGTATTCTCCTGGCTCGatatgatatatattttatCGCTAAATTTGTTACCGACAGTGTGTTGACTGGACTACTTAAAGAAAAAGCCGCGAATTTTCGACTGAATTTCTACTTATTGTAGATACTAGATTTAAACTGAtttttcaaatgaacaaattttattctatatttccatcttattatttttatgtaGAATCATCCCTTTCATCAGTAAAATAGATCCTTCATTAGTAGATTCATCCTAATCTATTGAAAATGCTACAAGTTTACAGCGCATCTGATTTTGCGCTGCATTGTGCGCATCATTTTATGACATGCGTAAAGCAGTTGCGTAGAAATGATGTATGAAAATTGGCGCGAAACAATTACGTAGACATTTTTGCAGTTCATTCTATTTGTATAGTTATCAATTTAACGATTAATTATACATGTCAGTAGAATCGGGCTGCCAAAATTGTCGGTCCTCCGGGTCCTATATATAGTGGGCCTGGTCTATCCCCACACCTCGTCAGACTTTGAATTTGCGGATTGATGAAGAGATCAACTTTGAGTTATGAAATCAAATAAGGTGGTAGATCTAGAGTTGTGCACCTAGTTTCTGTTTTAACAGATCATAATAATAACAGCATGGCAGATTACATGTAACAAGCGGTGCAATTTAATTGATAAATTACGAAATTGCAATTTGTTAAATCTATACGTGTCAATCTATCGCTGTGCGTTCAATTTTCTCGATTGTTGCGAAAATAAAGCATACTCTAGCGCGGCCGCGAAATAGTTTCGCGCTTGCAACAGTCGACGTAACAGTTACGTTGACACTAACGTTGCGAATAATTAGGAAATTCTGTTTCCATTGAACTTTGCTAGTAGGATACGTTTACAGTGCAATTGCATTGACAGTTTTTAACATACTATAATCACAAACAATTTGATGTTAAATATTGCTCGAGTACTAATTACATTTTAATATAGTACAATCAATCATTCCTTTCGTTAAAAAGGCGTCAACGTTCAATTGTATTGTGAACACTCGCAACGACAGGTTGTCCAGCGTTTTAAGAAGTAGTAACACACGGCCTCAAAATTCAGCCCCACTACACGACATACTTTATTTTCGTATTAATTAGTTTATTATTTTCGGCGAATGCGTATGAAATGGCTTGGTCTGGCAGATTTCGTGCAAGAAATAACAAAGAACTTGTGCAACATCTTAAACGTAAGTATTGTGTAAGAATGATTGCAAATAAGCATAAGCAACAATATcgatattcatttttatttttctgttagaATCAAGGATAATTAAATCTGATAGAGTTTATGAAGCAATGTCTGCTGTAGACAGAGGAAATTATACCCATCCCTATTACGCATATGTTGACTCTCCACAAGGGATTGGTTATGGTGCAACCATAAGTGCTCCTCATATGGTACAGTTCTAtaaaatttcagaaagtttttctatatttgaatattatatttcttttatGTTCACCTGTTGCATAAATATAACCAAGTAAATTAAAACATCTTAGCATGCATATGCTTTGGAGATACTTGAAGACAAATTACACAATGGCGCCAAAGCATTGGATGTTGGATCTGGTTCTGGATATTTGAGTGCATGCATGGCAATGATGTTAGAGCCAAATGGAACAGTTGTGGGTATTGATCATATTCCTGAACTTAAAGCATTTGCTGAAGAAAATATTATGAGGGATAAACCAGAACTTCTCAAAAGCGGTCGTCTTGAATTAGTTGGTAAATAGAATTTAAACGCTATTTGACATAAATACGTTGTaaccatacattttttattatattaaacacTATGCAATGTTCTAGTTGGAGATGGAAGATTAGGATACCCTGAGAAAGCACCATACGATGCTATTCATGTAGGAGCAGCAGCCAAGGAAATGCCACAGGCTGTAAGGAAATTTTTCAGCTGCCAGATTCTACCTATATTTGTTAAATTCATGGTATATTGTTTTTACAGCTGATAGATCAGCTAGCTCCTGGAGGACGTCTGGTATTACCAATGGGCCCAGAGAATTCTGATCAAACATTAGTACAAATTGATAAGACAATGGATGGAAAGATTAAGAAGAAATCACTTACTAGTGTCGTTTTTGTTCCACTCACTAGTAAAAATAAGCAATACCCTTCATGAAATTCATGCTTGCTCCAATAAGTGAGCATGCCCGCTGATGTATCATTGAAATTagaaaattcatttgttttgcattaaaattgaataatcgtacaaattaatatattttgtgTTAGAAAAACAATGTGTATCTCTAGTCagaaaatattatattgtactacAATGTAAGAAAtttcttaaattatttttcacgaacGTTAAAATATACGTTATAATTTATTGTACTCCGAACCCTTAAGAATAAATGCATTCTTAAAATGTATCCCATATTTTTTATCAGTTAATTCTTTATGCACGTTTACGTAGTATTTCAGATCTGCGACAAAATTTAAGGTACGATCTTTATtttatgctaaaaacattttatACGTTAATGGAATGTTTAAATATAAAGTAAACATAATTCATATGAAGAATATGTAGAAAATAATTTAATGTGATGTCACATTTATAAAgtttgtcacgaagtattaaGTAACGTCATTACTTGTCAGATTAATATTATTTGGACTCCGGGTCCTATGGTCCTATTTGTCTGCATCTGTATAATCGGCAGTGAGATCGACGCTTTAGTAGTATTTATTCGTTTAATACTGCAGATTAAAGTGTTTTCACCATGACTAAACTGAGTGTAGCACCTGATGTTAATCCTAATCCAAGGAAAGCTCCCATCATAGCAGATGCAATCTCTTTTTCTTGAGATTCTACAACCCTGTTAAAGAATCGTGTTCAAAATATAAGCAAGCATAAAGTACCTTTGGTAAAGAGACTACAATACTTACGCAGGAGTTAAAATAAATGTTAGATTGCACAGATAGCCATTACTAATGGCGAATGCTACagttaataaaatataagaGAAGTCGTTCTTAATGTAAACAGGAAGATGATGTCTTGGTTGCGCATTACAGAACATAAGGGGAAGTACCAAGAGTGCCCTTATGAAACTTAACAACATGACAACCCACGGTTTATTCTTTGGCTAGAaaaacaatgcaattttaatgatAAAAGATATGAAAgtacaatatgtatattatataataatatgcacATTATACGAACCCATTGAAGAATGCCAGAC
The window above is part of the Megalopta genalis isolate 19385.01 chromosome 2, iyMegGena1_principal, whole genome shotgun sequence genome. Proteins encoded here:
- the LOC117220787 gene encoding protein-L-isoaspartate(D-aspartate) O-methyltransferase; translation: MAWSGRFRARNNKELVQHLKQSRIIKSDRVYEAMSAVDRGNYTHPYYAYVDSPQGIGYGATISAPHMHAYALEILEDKLHNGAKALDVGSGSGYLSACMAMMLEPNGTVVGIDHIPELKAFAEENIMRDKPELLKSGRLELVVGDGRLGYPEKAPYDAIHVGAAAKEMPQALIDQLAPGGRLVLPMGPENSDQTLVQIDKTMDGKIKKKSLTSVVFVPLTSKNKQYPS